The following proteins are encoded in a genomic region of Ornithodoros turicata isolate Travis chromosome 6, ASM3712646v1, whole genome shotgun sequence:
- the LOC135398503 gene encoding uncharacterized protein LOC135398503, with protein MENTSSGDPSASRLSAVSMKLPPYWPADPALWFAHIESQFATRGIVSQLTKFHYVVFALSPNEAAEVRDIIMTPPTSGPYDGLKEELIRRTTASEERRLQQLITSEELGDRKPSQLLRRMQQLLGDRATSLDASIVGELFLQRLPSNVRLILTSSEGITLQAFAQLAEKKYGQHVLAHVSSGVVVYIQRAVRAGKVACGSRKAHRSCHNQPSKSPLPQPKSCTHAQLDSAVPPPQSFKAVRSQQQLLLVPRYLWRLCSQVHPTMFVCGKRTGQQLMATSCVGTSCRRPSLFFIMDRLTGVRYLVDTGAEVSVVPPAPGDKKRCIASTLEAANGCPIPTYGERLGTLDLGLRRNFRWVFLVAQVKHPIIGADFLAHFCLLVDMSRRGLLDTQTNLTFSLLHLC; from the coding sequence ATGGAAAACACCAGTTCAGGTGACCCTTCTGCATCTCGTCTCAGCGCAGTTTCCATGAAGCTTCCCCCATACTGGCCCGCTGACCCTGCTCTGTGGTTTGCCCACATTGAGTCACAATTTGCAACCCGTGGAATCGTCAGCCAGCTCACCAAATTCCATTACGTCGTGTTCGCTTTGTCCCCCAACGAGGCCGCAGAAGTTCGCGACATTATTATGACCCCTCCCACGTCAGGCCCGTACGACGGACTCAAAGAGGAGCTTATCCGCAGGACAACAGCCTCTGAAGAACGACGCCTTCAGCAACTGATTACTTCGGAAGAATTAGGCGATCGAAAACCGTCGCAGCTCCTTAGACGCATGCAACAACTTCTGGGCGATCGCGCGACATCTCTCGATGCTTCCATCGTGGGCGAGCTTTTCTTGCAACGACTCCCATCCAACGTTCGCTTGATACTGACCAGCTCTGAAGGCATTACCCTACAAGCCTTTGCACAGTTGGCCGAAAAAAAATATGGACAACATGTCCTTGCCCATGTCAGCTCCGGCGTTGTCGTCTATATCCAGCGAGCAGTCCGAGCTGGCAAAGTTGCGTGCGGATCTCGAAAAGCTCACCGATCTTGTCACAACCAGCCTTCGAAATCCCCGCTCCCGCAGCCCAAGTCCTGCACGCACGCGCAATTGGACTCCGCAGTTCCGCCGCCGCAGTCGTTCAAAGCCGTCCGATCCCAACAGCAACTTCTGCTGGTACCACGCTACCTTTGGCGACTGTGCTCGCAAGTGCACCCCACCATGTTCGTTTGCGGGAAACGGACCGGCCAACAACTGATGGCGACCAGCTGTGTTGGCACCTCTTGTCGCCGCCCATCCCTCTTTTTCATCATGGACCGACTCACAGGCGTCCGGTATCTCGTCGATACCGGTGCCGAAGTTAGCGTCGTTCCTCCTGCACCCGGCGACAAGAAACGATGCATCGCATCCACCCTCGAAGCCGCAAACGGCTGTCCCATCCCCACATACGGCGAGCGCTTGGGTACCCTTGACCTTGGTCTCCGTCGAAACTTTCGATGGGTGTTTCTTGTTGCCCAGGTTAAGCATCCCATCATTGGTGCCGATTTTTTGGCACATTTTTGCCTTCTCGTCGACATGAGCCGACGCGGCCTTTTGGACACTCAGACGAACCTTACATTCAGTCTTCTCCATTTATGCTAA